In the Ictalurus punctatus breed USDA103 chromosome 7, Coco_2.0, whole genome shotgun sequence genome, one interval contains:
- the muc3a gene encoding mucin-3A isoform X2, translated as MFFSWRTYFIILILCRFQTSESSETSTDSSPSTITDSTTPNSDSATTAGSSETTMENSPTADATTSPSGSATTAESLEATTENSPTTADATTSPSGSATTAESSETTTENSLKTTAVATTSSSGSATTDEGSETTTENSPTTADATTSPSGSATTAESSETTTENSPTTTADANIPTTSSATTAESSETTTDNSPTSTADGTTSPSDSATTAESSETTTDNSLTTTADATTSPCDSATTVESSETTTENSPTTIADATTSPSGSATTAESSETTTENSPTTADTTTSPSGSATTAESSETTMENSPTTTADGNTSPSDSATTAESSETTTENSPTTADATTSPSGSATTAESSETTTENSPTTADTTTSPSGSATTAESSETTTENSPTTTADGNTSPSDSATTAESSETTTENSPTTTADATTSPSGSATTAESSEITTENSPTTADATTSPSGSATTAESSETTPDNSPTTTADATIPTTGSDITAESSETTIDNSPTTTDAGMTSSDSDTTAENSETTTDISPTTTADANIPTTSSATTAESSETTTDNSPTSAADGTTSPSGSATTVESSETTTDNSLTTTADTTTSPSDSATTGESSETTMENSAITTADATTSPSGSATTAESSETTTENSPTTIADATTSPSGSATTAENSETTVENSPTTADATTSPSGSATTAESSETTTENSPTTIADATTSPSGSATTAESSETTPDNSPTTADATTSPSGSATTAESSETTTENSPTTADATTSPSGSATTAESSETTTENSPTTADATTSPSGSATTAESSETTTENSPTTIADATTSPSGSATTAESSETTPDNSPTTADATTSPSGSATTAESSETTTENSPTTADATTSPSGSATTAESSETTTEHSPTSTTTSITTANNKPPIPCENGGTPTANGCYCPPGFTGRLCNTVEIEITAPDFIERTAIAEIEIKDDYIPQYENTSSHQYKEFVQNFREQMIPFYKSQIKKFLNITNIILSAGKTFRGQMKSKPIEKEKTMSKSVNVKHDIVVEIKNNNINEEYKEAFQSVENALQSVTNCTENGCPNMTVYGFQVNETELNEKEYCEEVTAILPEEYRHYFAPAVVLGKLTCVSPCHPDHPTPKICMNKGTCMVSKQGPACYCLQSDANWYLGEDCKYQVHKVGFYVGTAVVAVVLALAVAVLSAYVMLNKRKQKRNKDCKEALVNQWIDDDFEWPSQKSTSHSVVNETYDNPAQSNGKFFRQSTTPHRIISSTHPSIPQFNLHQNETSLQYLHSSHPMRISKPQIYTSSSRPEMYNSDV; from the exons ATGTTTTTTTCATGGAgaacttattttattattctgatCTTATGCCGGTTTCAAACTTCAG AAAGTTCAGAAACAAGCACAGACAGCTCTCCTTCAACTATAACAGACTCAACCACACCAAATAGTGACTCTGCCACAACAGCTGGGAGTTCAGAAACAACCATGGAAAACTCTCCAACAGCAGATGCAACCACATCACCCAGTGGCTCTGCCACAACAGCTGAGAGTTTGGAGGCAACCACGGAAAACTCTCCAACAACAGCAGATGCAACCACATCACCCAGTGGCTCTGCCACAACAGCTGAGAGTTCGGAGACAACCACGGAAAACTCTcttaaaacaacagcagttgcaACCACATCATCTAGTGGCTCTGCCACAACAGATGAGGGTTCGGAAACAACCACGGAAAACTCTCCAACAACAGCAGATGCAACCACATCACCGAGTGGCTCTGCCACAACAGCTGAGAGTTCAGAGACAACCACGGAAAACTCTCCTACAACTACAGCAGATGCAAACATACCAACTACTAGCTCTGCCACAACAGCCGAGAGTTCAGAAACCACTACAGACAACTCTCCTACAAGTACAGCAGATGGAACCACATCACCCAGTGACTCTGCCACAACAGCTGAGAGTTCGGAAACAACCACGGACAACTCTCTCACAACAACAGCAGATGCAACCACATCACCTTGTGACTCTGCCACAACAGTTGAGAGTTCGGAAACAACCACGGAAAACTCTCCTACAACAATAGCAGATGCAACCACATCACCCAGTGGCTCTGCCACAACAGCTGAGAGTTCGGAAACAACCACGGAAAACTCTCCAACAACAGCGGATACAACCACATCACCCAGTGGCTCTGCCACAACAGCTGAGAGTTCGGAAACAACCATGGAAAACTCCCCTACAACAACAGCAGATGGAAACACATCACCTAGTGACTCTGCCACAACAGCTGAGAGTTCGGAAACAACCACGGAAAACTCTCCAACAACAGCAGATGCAACCACATCACCCAGTGGCTCTGCCACAACAGCTGAGAGTTCGGAAACAACCACGGAAAACTCTCCAACAACAGCAGATACAACCACATCACCCAGTGGCTCTGCCACAACAGCTGAGAGTTCAGAAACAACCACGGAAAACTCTCCTACAACAACAGCAGATGGAAACACATCACCTAGTGACTCTGCCACAACAGCTGAGAGTTCGGAAACAACCACGGAAAACTCTCCTACAACAACAGCAGATGCAACCACATCACCCAGTGGCTCTGCCACAACAGCTGAGAGTTCGGAAATAACCACGGAAAACTCTCCTACAACAGCAGATGCAACCACATCACCCAGTGGCTCTGCCACAACTGCTGAGAGTTCAGAAACAACCCCAGACAACTCTCCTACGACTACAGCAGATGCAACCATACCAACTACTGGCTCTGACATAACAGCTGAGAGTTCAGAAACAACCATAGACAACTCTCCTACAACTACAGATGCAGGCATGACAAGTAGTGACTCTGACACAACAGCTGAGAACTCAGAAACAACAACAGACATCTCTCCTACAACTACAGCAGATGCAAACATACCAACTACTAGCTCTGCCACAACAGCCGAGAGTTCAGAAACTACTACAGATAACTCTCCTACAAGTGCAGCAGATGGAACCACATCACCCAGTGGCTCTGCCACAACAGTTGAAAGTTCGGAAACAACCACGGACAACTCTCTCACAACAACAGCAGATACAACCACATCACCTAGTGACTCTGCCACAACAGGCGAGAGTTCGGAAACAACCATGGAAAACTCTGCTATAACAACAGCAGATGCAACCACATCACCCAGTGGCTCTGCCACAACAGCTGAGAGTTCGGAAACAACCACGGAAAACTCTCCTACAACAATAGCAGATGCAACCACATCACCCAGTGGCTCTGCCACAACAGCTGAGAATTCGGAGACAACCGTGGAAAACTCTCCAACAACAGCAGATGCAACCACATCACCCAGTGGCTCTGCCACAACAGCTGAGAGTTCGGAAACAACCACGGAAAACTCTCCTACAACAATAGCAGATGCAACCACATCACCCAGTGGCTCTGCCACAACAGCTGAGAGTTCAGAAACAACCCCAGACAACTCTCCAACAACAGCAGATGCAACCACATCACCCAGTGGCTCTGCCACAACAGCTGAGAGTTCGGAAACAACCACGGAAAACTCTCCAACAACAGCAGATGCAACCACATCACCCAGTGGCTCTGCCACAACAGCTGAGAGTTCGGAAACAACCACGGAAAACTCTCCTACAACAGCAGATGCAACCACATCACCCAGTGGCTCTGCCACAACAGCTGAGAGTTCGGAAACAACCACGGAAAACTCTCCTACAACAATAGCAGATGCAACCACATCACCCAGTGGCTCTGCCACAACAGCTGAGAGTTCAGAAACAACCCCAGACAACTCTCCAACAACAGCAGATGCAACCACATCACCCAGTGGCTCTGCCACAACAGCTGAGAGTTCGGAAACAACCACGGAAAACTCTCCAACAACAGCAGATGCAACCACATCACCCAGTGGCTCTGCCACAACAGCTGAGAGTTCAGAAACAACCACTGAACATTCTCCTACATCTACTACAACAAGCATTACAACTGCTAATAATAAACCACCTATACCATGTGAAAATGGTGGAACTCCAACAGCCAATGGTTGTTACTGCCCCCCTGGTTTTACGGGAAGGCTGTGCAATACTGTTGAAATTGAAATCACAGCTCCAG atttCATTGAAAGGACAGCCATTgctgaaatagaaataaaagatGACTATATCCCTCAATACGAAAATACATCCTCACACCAATATAAAGAATTTGTACAAAACTTCAGAGAGCAG ATGATACCATTCTACAAAAGCCAGATCAAGAAAttcttaaatataacaaatataattcTGAG TGCAGGAAAAACTTTCAGGGGCCAAATGAAGAGCAAGCCAATAGAGAAGGAAAAAACTATGTCTAAAAG TGTGAACGTTAAGCATGATATTGTTGTggaaattaaaaacaataatattaatgagGAATATAAAGAAGCCTTTCAGTCTGTCGAAAATGCTCTTCAATCAGTTACAAATTGTACAGAAAACG GCTGCCCAAATATGACTGTTTATGGATTCCAAGTCAATGAAACTGAACTGAATGAAAAAg AGTACTGTGAGGAAGTTACAGCAATTCTTCCTGAGGAGTATCGTCATTATTTTGCTCCAGCTGTTGTGCTGGGCAAACTAACATGTGTCAGCCCATGTCATCCTGACCATCCTACTCCAAAAATCTGCATGAACAAAGGTACCTGTATGGTTTCCAAGCAAGGACCAGCCTGCta CTGCCTTCAGTCAGATGCAAATTGGTATCTTGGAGAAGATTGCAAGTACCAAGTTCACAAAGTCGGCTTCTATGTTGGAACGGCAGTTGTGGCTGTGGTTTTAGCATTAGCTGTAGCAGTGCTTTCAGCATATGTCATGCTTAATAAAAGGAAACAGAAGAG AAATAAAGACTGTAAGGAAGCTCTTGTGAATCAGTGGATAGACGATGATTTTGAGTGGCCCTCACAGAAAAGCACATCTCATTCAG ttgttaaTGAAACATATGATAATCCTGCACAATCAAATGGGAAATTCTTCAGGCAGAGTACCACACCTCACAGAATCATCTCTTCCACACATCCTTCCATCCCCCAATTCAACTTGCATCAAAATGAAACTTCACTTCAGTATCTGCACAGCAGTCATCCT ATGAGAATCAGCAAACCTCAGATCTACACCTCTTCATCAAGGCCAGAAATGTATAATTCTGATGTATGA
- the muc3a gene encoding mucin-3A isoform X1, whose amino-acid sequence MFFSWRTYFIILILCRFQTSAESSETSTDSSPSTITDSTTPNSDSATTAGSSETTMENSPTADATTSPSGSATTAESLEATTENSPTTADATTSPSGSATTAESSETTTENSLKTTAVATTSSSGSATTDEGSETTTENSPTTADATTSPSGSATTAESSETTTENSPTTTADANIPTTSSATTAESSETTTDNSPTSTADGTTSPSDSATTAESSETTTDNSLTTTADATTSPCDSATTVESSETTTENSPTTIADATTSPSGSATTAESSETTTENSPTTADTTTSPSGSATTAESSETTMENSPTTTADGNTSPSDSATTAESSETTTENSPTTADATTSPSGSATTAESSETTTENSPTTADTTTSPSGSATTAESSETTTENSPTTTADGNTSPSDSATTAESSETTTENSPTTTADATTSPSGSATTAESSEITTENSPTTADATTSPSGSATTAESSETTPDNSPTTTADATIPTTGSDITAESSETTIDNSPTTTDAGMTSSDSDTTAENSETTTDISPTTTADANIPTTSSATTAESSETTTDNSPTSAADGTTSPSGSATTVESSETTTDNSLTTTADTTTSPSDSATTGESSETTMENSAITTADATTSPSGSATTAESSETTTENSPTTIADATTSPSGSATTAENSETTVENSPTTADATTSPSGSATTAESSETTTENSPTTIADATTSPSGSATTAESSETTPDNSPTTADATTSPSGSATTAESSETTTENSPTTADATTSPSGSATTAESSETTTENSPTTADATTSPSGSATTAESSETTTENSPTTIADATTSPSGSATTAESSETTPDNSPTTADATTSPSGSATTAESSETTTENSPTTADATTSPSGSATTAESSETTTEHSPTSTTTSITTANNKPPIPCENGGTPTANGCYCPPGFTGRLCNTVEIEITAPDFIERTAIAEIEIKDDYIPQYENTSSHQYKEFVQNFREQMIPFYKSQIKKFLNITNIILSAGKTFRGQMKSKPIEKEKTMSKSVNVKHDIVVEIKNNNINEEYKEAFQSVENALQSVTNCTENGCPNMTVYGFQVNETELNEKEYCEEVTAILPEEYRHYFAPAVVLGKLTCVSPCHPDHPTPKICMNKGTCMVSKQGPACYCLQSDANWYLGEDCKYQVHKVGFYVGTAVVAVVLALAVAVLSAYVMLNKRKQKRNKDCKEALVNQWIDDDFEWPSQKSTSHSVVNETYDNPAQSNGKFFRQSTTPHRIISSTHPSIPQFNLHQNETSLQYLHSSHPMRISKPQIYTSSSRPEMYNSDV is encoded by the exons ATGTTTTTTTCATGGAgaacttattttattattctgatCTTATGCCGGTTTCAAACTTCAG CAGAAAGTTCAGAAACAAGCACAGACAGCTCTCCTTCAACTATAACAGACTCAACCACACCAAATAGTGACTCTGCCACAACAGCTGGGAGTTCAGAAACAACCATGGAAAACTCTCCAACAGCAGATGCAACCACATCACCCAGTGGCTCTGCCACAACAGCTGAGAGTTTGGAGGCAACCACGGAAAACTCTCCAACAACAGCAGATGCAACCACATCACCCAGTGGCTCTGCCACAACAGCTGAGAGTTCGGAGACAACCACGGAAAACTCTcttaaaacaacagcagttgcaACCACATCATCTAGTGGCTCTGCCACAACAGATGAGGGTTCGGAAACAACCACGGAAAACTCTCCAACAACAGCAGATGCAACCACATCACCGAGTGGCTCTGCCACAACAGCTGAGAGTTCAGAGACAACCACGGAAAACTCTCCTACAACTACAGCAGATGCAAACATACCAACTACTAGCTCTGCCACAACAGCCGAGAGTTCAGAAACCACTACAGACAACTCTCCTACAAGTACAGCAGATGGAACCACATCACCCAGTGACTCTGCCACAACAGCTGAGAGTTCGGAAACAACCACGGACAACTCTCTCACAACAACAGCAGATGCAACCACATCACCTTGTGACTCTGCCACAACAGTTGAGAGTTCGGAAACAACCACGGAAAACTCTCCTACAACAATAGCAGATGCAACCACATCACCCAGTGGCTCTGCCACAACAGCTGAGAGTTCGGAAACAACCACGGAAAACTCTCCAACAACAGCGGATACAACCACATCACCCAGTGGCTCTGCCACAACAGCTGAGAGTTCGGAAACAACCATGGAAAACTCCCCTACAACAACAGCAGATGGAAACACATCACCTAGTGACTCTGCCACAACAGCTGAGAGTTCGGAAACAACCACGGAAAACTCTCCAACAACAGCAGATGCAACCACATCACCCAGTGGCTCTGCCACAACAGCTGAGAGTTCGGAAACAACCACGGAAAACTCTCCAACAACAGCAGATACAACCACATCACCCAGTGGCTCTGCCACAACAGCTGAGAGTTCAGAAACAACCACGGAAAACTCTCCTACAACAACAGCAGATGGAAACACATCACCTAGTGACTCTGCCACAACAGCTGAGAGTTCGGAAACAACCACGGAAAACTCTCCTACAACAACAGCAGATGCAACCACATCACCCAGTGGCTCTGCCACAACAGCTGAGAGTTCGGAAATAACCACGGAAAACTCTCCTACAACAGCAGATGCAACCACATCACCCAGTGGCTCTGCCACAACTGCTGAGAGTTCAGAAACAACCCCAGACAACTCTCCTACGACTACAGCAGATGCAACCATACCAACTACTGGCTCTGACATAACAGCTGAGAGTTCAGAAACAACCATAGACAACTCTCCTACAACTACAGATGCAGGCATGACAAGTAGTGACTCTGACACAACAGCTGAGAACTCAGAAACAACAACAGACATCTCTCCTACAACTACAGCAGATGCAAACATACCAACTACTAGCTCTGCCACAACAGCCGAGAGTTCAGAAACTACTACAGATAACTCTCCTACAAGTGCAGCAGATGGAACCACATCACCCAGTGGCTCTGCCACAACAGTTGAAAGTTCGGAAACAACCACGGACAACTCTCTCACAACAACAGCAGATACAACCACATCACCTAGTGACTCTGCCACAACAGGCGAGAGTTCGGAAACAACCATGGAAAACTCTGCTATAACAACAGCAGATGCAACCACATCACCCAGTGGCTCTGCCACAACAGCTGAGAGTTCGGAAACAACCACGGAAAACTCTCCTACAACAATAGCAGATGCAACCACATCACCCAGTGGCTCTGCCACAACAGCTGAGAATTCGGAGACAACCGTGGAAAACTCTCCAACAACAGCAGATGCAACCACATCACCCAGTGGCTCTGCCACAACAGCTGAGAGTTCGGAAACAACCACGGAAAACTCTCCTACAACAATAGCAGATGCAACCACATCACCCAGTGGCTCTGCCACAACAGCTGAGAGTTCAGAAACAACCCCAGACAACTCTCCAACAACAGCAGATGCAACCACATCACCCAGTGGCTCTGCCACAACAGCTGAGAGTTCGGAAACAACCACGGAAAACTCTCCAACAACAGCAGATGCAACCACATCACCCAGTGGCTCTGCCACAACAGCTGAGAGTTCGGAAACAACCACGGAAAACTCTCCTACAACAGCAGATGCAACCACATCACCCAGTGGCTCTGCCACAACAGCTGAGAGTTCGGAAACAACCACGGAAAACTCTCCTACAACAATAGCAGATGCAACCACATCACCCAGTGGCTCTGCCACAACAGCTGAGAGTTCAGAAACAACCCCAGACAACTCTCCAACAACAGCAGATGCAACCACATCACCCAGTGGCTCTGCCACAACAGCTGAGAGTTCGGAAACAACCACGGAAAACTCTCCAACAACAGCAGATGCAACCACATCACCCAGTGGCTCTGCCACAACAGCTGAGAGTTCAGAAACAACCACTGAACATTCTCCTACATCTACTACAACAAGCATTACAACTGCTAATAATAAACCACCTATACCATGTGAAAATGGTGGAACTCCAACAGCCAATGGTTGTTACTGCCCCCCTGGTTTTACGGGAAGGCTGTGCAATACTGTTGAAATTGAAATCACAGCTCCAG atttCATTGAAAGGACAGCCATTgctgaaatagaaataaaagatGACTATATCCCTCAATACGAAAATACATCCTCACACCAATATAAAGAATTTGTACAAAACTTCAGAGAGCAG ATGATACCATTCTACAAAAGCCAGATCAAGAAAttcttaaatataacaaatataattcTGAG TGCAGGAAAAACTTTCAGGGGCCAAATGAAGAGCAAGCCAATAGAGAAGGAAAAAACTATGTCTAAAAG TGTGAACGTTAAGCATGATATTGTTGTggaaattaaaaacaataatattaatgagGAATATAAAGAAGCCTTTCAGTCTGTCGAAAATGCTCTTCAATCAGTTACAAATTGTACAGAAAACG GCTGCCCAAATATGACTGTTTATGGATTCCAAGTCAATGAAACTGAACTGAATGAAAAAg AGTACTGTGAGGAAGTTACAGCAATTCTTCCTGAGGAGTATCGTCATTATTTTGCTCCAGCTGTTGTGCTGGGCAAACTAACATGTGTCAGCCCATGTCATCCTGACCATCCTACTCCAAAAATCTGCATGAACAAAGGTACCTGTATGGTTTCCAAGCAAGGACCAGCCTGCta CTGCCTTCAGTCAGATGCAAATTGGTATCTTGGAGAAGATTGCAAGTACCAAGTTCACAAAGTCGGCTTCTATGTTGGAACGGCAGTTGTGGCTGTGGTTTTAGCATTAGCTGTAGCAGTGCTTTCAGCATATGTCATGCTTAATAAAAGGAAACAGAAGAG AAATAAAGACTGTAAGGAAGCTCTTGTGAATCAGTGGATAGACGATGATTTTGAGTGGCCCTCACAGAAAAGCACATCTCATTCAG ttgttaaTGAAACATATGATAATCCTGCACAATCAAATGGGAAATTCTTCAGGCAGAGTACCACACCTCACAGAATCATCTCTTCCACACATCCTTCCATCCCCCAATTCAACTTGCATCAAAATGAAACTTCACTTCAGTATCTGCACAGCAGTCATCCT ATGAGAATCAGCAAACCTCAGATCTACACCTCTTCATCAAGGCCAGAAATGTATAATTCTGATGTATGA